From the genome of Pan troglodytes isolate AG18354 chromosome 16, NHGRI_mPanTro3-v2.0_pri, whole genome shotgun sequence:
CGCAGAGAGCGCTCAGGGCGGGCGGCGGGTCCGGGAGGCCACGCCAGCGCGACCCAGCCGAGTCGGCCCCCAGCCCGGGCCCCCACATTTCCTCCCCCGGAGGGAGGGAGGCGACTCTCCGCGGGCTGCCCTCCCCAGCGCCCGCCGCGCCCTCTGGCGGCCGCCGCGGGGACGCGCCCGGGGCTCGCGGGGCTGCCTGTCTGGGCCCCCCTTCCGGGGCGCGGGGCCCGCGAGGGGCGGCGGGGTCCTCTCTCCTCGAGCCACTCCGGGCCGAGCCACACGGGCCGCGCCCTTCCCCCTCCGCTCCCCGCGAGCCCCCAAACTCCGGGCTCCACGGTCGCAACGCCGCGGGCACCCCAGCCTGGCGTGAAAGTGCCCGGCGTAGTAGCCTGGTGGGGGGGGGTCCCCTTTCTCCCAGGTGCGCCCCTTCCGCCACGTTCGGGCTTTCCAGTACGCAGCGAAAAAAATGCCGCATGCACGCACTTATTTATTTTGCAACAGCTGCAAGAAACAATGAAGCTTTTCAAGAACCGGGGAAACGCGCTTTCCAGCCGCGCTGTTGTTGTTTTCAATGAACCTCTCCCAGCCCCGCACTCCCCgcccacccctcccctctcctgcctACCCCTCCCCTGCCTAGCCTTTCTCTGCCTACCCACCCCTGCCCCGCCGAGACCGGACCGGCGGCGGGGGCATTGTTTTTGGAGTCGGGCGGGAGGGGAGGGCGCTTGCGGGGTGGCCGGCGCAGTGCGGTGGGGGCGGGAGCGGGTGGGCACGCGCGCGTGTCTCTGTGTGCGCGCGGGAGGCGGCGGGGCGGGAGATGGGGGCGGCGCCTCGCAGTCTCGCGCCCCACGCCCGGGCTCCGCTCCGCACGTCTTGGGGAACCCGGGCTCCGGTTTTTTGCGCGCGCCGGCCTGGGCCGGGCCCTCGGCGCGCCGCTGCTGCGGCGGTGGCCGCTCGAGTGTGCGAGCGGGCGCGTGTGCGCGGGCCAGGGCGCGCGCGCGCGCGAGCCCCCAGTGTgtggcagcggcggcggcggcgcggcgaGGCTGGGGCTCTTGTTTACCAGCATTAACTCTGCTGAgcggaaaaaaaaagggaaaaaacccGAGGAGGAGCGAGCGCACCAGGCGAACTCGAGAGAGGCGGGAGAGCGAGAGGGACGCCGCCAGCGAGCCTGCCCGCGGCCGGCGCTCGCAGACCCTCGGCCCCGCTCCCCGGATCCCCCCGCGCCCTCCACGCCCCTCCCGCGCGGGGGCAGCTCCACGGCGCGCCTCGCCTCGGCTGTGACCTTCAGCGAGCCGGAGCCCCCGCGCAGAgccggcggcggcgggcgggggCCGGGCGGGGGCCGGCGCGGGGCGGGCGGCGGCGCAGAGCCGGGCGGCGCGGCGGGAGTGCTGAGCGCGGCGCGGCCGGCCCGCCGCTTTGTGTGTGTCCTGGATTTGGGAAGGAGctcgccgcggcggcggcggcgctgagggaggaggcggcggcgagcggagccaggaggaggaggaggaggaggaggaggagggggagccGCTCATTCATTTTGACTCCGCGTTTCTGCCCCTCGCCGGCCTCGCCTGTGACCCGGACTTCGGGGCGATCTTGCGAACTGCGTCGCGCCCTCCCGCAGCGGAGGCTCGGGCGTCCGGCCGTCTCCCGCGCGGCCAGGGCCGGGCTTGTTTTTCCTCGCCGAGGCAGATTTGGGCTTTGCCCCCTTTCTTTGCAGTTTTccccccttcctgcctctccgGGTTTGAAAATGGAGGCCGACGACGCCGACAGCCCGCCCCGGCGCGCCTCGGGTTCCCGACTCCGCCGAGCCCTGGGCCGCTGCTGCCGGCGCTGAGGGGCCGCCCCGCGCCGCCCGCCCCGTCCGCGCACCCGGAGGGCCCCGGCGGCGCCGCCTTCGGAGTATTGTTTCCTTCGCCCTTGTTTTTGGAGGGGGAGCGAAGACTGAGTTTGAGACttgtttcctttcatttcctttttttcttttcttttttttttttttttttttttgagaaaggggaATTTCGTCccaaataaaaggaatgaagtctGGCTCCGGAGGAGGGTCCCCGACCTCGCTGTGGGGGCTCCTGTTTCTCTCCGCCGCGCTCTCGCTCTGGCCGACGAGTGGAGAAAGTGAGTATGTGCCCGCCGCCCGCGGCCACTGCGGGAACTTTTCCTCCGAGGGGCTGCGCCCTGTTTGCGAAACCCGAGTTGCCACCGTCGCAGCTGTCGGGCCCCCCGGCTCGGGAGCGGCGGGGTGGGGCGCGGGGCGGCTCTGCCGGGAGGGAGGCTGCA
Proteins encoded in this window:
- the LOC129137170 gene encoding collagen alpha-1(I) chain-like, which gives rise to MSGSPSSSSSSSSSWLRSPPPPPSAPPPPRRAPSQIQDTHKAAGRPRRAQHSRRAARLCAAARPAPAPARPPPAAAGSARGLRLAEGHSRGEARRGAAPAREGRGGRGGIRGAGPRVCERRPRAGSLAASLSLSRLSRVRLVRSLLLGFFPFFFPLSRVNAGKQEPQPRRAAAAAATHWGLARARALARAHAPARTLERPPPQQRRAEGPAQAGARKKPEPGFPKTCGAEPGRGARDCEAPPPSPAPPPPARTQRHARVPTRSRPHRTAPATPQAPSPPARLQKQCPRRRSGLGGAGVGRQRKARQGRGRQERGGVGGECGAGRGSLKTTTARLESAFPRFLKSFIVSCSCCKINKCVHAAFFSLRTGKPERGGRGAPGRKGTPPHQATTPGTFTPGWGARGVATVEPGVWGLAGSGGGRARPVWLGPEWLEERGPRRPSRAPRPGRGAQTGSPASPGRVPAAAARGRGGRWGGQPAESRLPPSGGGNVGARAGGRLGWVALAWPPGPAARPERSLRPRAAQGSTTWAAAGSGRGACTLRGSGAGGACLGPGAPRRGWRLGPGSLPWLRSRPGNTPHALGISGYCGNPPAPVSGPPRHVPLASFAT